A region from the Musa acuminata AAA Group cultivar baxijiao chromosome BXJ1-10, Cavendish_Baxijiao_AAA, whole genome shotgun sequence genome encodes:
- the LOC135583145 gene encoding probable serine/threonine-protein kinase PBL3 isoform X2 yields the protein MVVAIKKLKRESFQGHKEWLAEVTYLSQLRHDNLVKLIGYCSESDNKLLVYEYMQKGSLENHLFKRGVQPIPWSTRVSIAINIAQGLLFLHSLKTQVIFRDLKASNVLLDSDFNAKLSDFGLARNGPTGDKSHVSTRVVGTHGYAAPEYIATGHLSVKSDIYSLGVVLLELLSGRRAVDEDRGSTEEALVDWAKPFLNDKRKLLRIMDTRLEGRYSKKEAQTIAALALQCLHVDPKNRPNMTDILPVLEHLRAPKDMTALRIHSKA from the exons ATGGTCGTTGCCATCAAGAAACTCAAACGAGAAAGCTTTCAAGGACACAAGGAATGGCTT GCAGAAGTGACCTATTTGAGCCAGCTTCGCCATGACAATCTAGTAAAGTTAATAGGCTACTGTTCAGAGTCTGATAACAAGCTTCTTGTCTATGAGTATATGCAGAAAGGCAGCTTGGAGAACCATTTATTCAAAA GAGGGGTACAGCCTATTCCTTGGTCAACAAGAGTGAGCATTGCCATCAACATTGCTCAAGGATTGTTGTTCTTACATAGCTTAAAAACCCAAGTCATATTCCGTGATCTAAAGGCTTCAAATGTTCTCCTTGACTCG GATTTTAATGCTAAACTGTCAGATTTTGGCTTAGCTAGGAATGGCCCTACCGGAGATAAGAGTCATGTTTCAACTAGGGTAGTTGGAACTCACGGCTATGCTGCTCCAGAGTACATTGCTACTG GTCACTTGAGTGTGAAGAGTGACATATACAGCCTGGGAGTCGTGTTGTTAGAACTGTTATCAGGAAGGCGAGCAGTGGATGAAGATAGGGGATCCACAGAAGAGGCTCTGGTAGACTGGGCAAAGCCATTTCTGAACGACAAAAGGAAGCTGTTGAGGATCATGGACACAAGACTGGAGGGTCGATACTCGAAAAAGGAAGCCCAGACAATTGCTGCTCTTGCCTTGCAGTGCCTCCATGTAGATCCCAAGAACAGGCCTAACATGACAGACATCCTTCCAGTCTTAGAACACCTCCGAGCACCTAAAGACATGACTGCACTTCGCATACATTCAAAGGCTTAG
- the LOC135583145 gene encoding probable serine/threonine-protein kinase PBL3 isoform X1 — MGNFCGGSAKCANASSPSVSRLRSPFSSFKSEAAATVSLKSFSLNDLKTATKNFSSNSYLGEGGFGCVFKGWIDEHTYAPTRLGIGMVVAIKKLKRESFQGHKEWLAEVTYLSQLRHDNLVKLIGYCSESDNKLLVYEYMQKGSLENHLFKRGVQPIPWSTRVSIAINIAQGLLFLHSLKTQVIFRDLKASNVLLDSDFNAKLSDFGLARNGPTGDKSHVSTRVVGTHGYAAPEYIATGHLSVKSDIYSLGVVLLELLSGRRAVDEDRGSTEEALVDWAKPFLNDKRKLLRIMDTRLEGRYSKKEAQTIAALALQCLHVDPKNRPNMTDILPVLEHLRAPKDMTALRIHSKA; from the exons ATGGGGAACTTCTGCGGGGGTTCTGCTAAATGCGCAAACGCCTCTTCTCCTAGTGTTTCAA GGTTGCGAAGTCCTTTTTCATCATTCAAAAGTGAGGCAGCAGCTACTGTGAGTCTGAAGTCCTTCAGCTTGAATGACCTCAAGACTGCCACCAAAAATTTCAGCTCCAATTCATATCTAGGCGAGGGAGGCTTTGGTTGCGTCTTCAAAGGGTGGATCGATGAGCATACCTATGCCCCTACTAGACTAGGAATTGGCATGGTCGTTGCCATCAAGAAACTCAAACGAGAAAGCTTTCAAGGACACAAGGAATGGCTT GCAGAAGTGACCTATTTGAGCCAGCTTCGCCATGACAATCTAGTAAAGTTAATAGGCTACTGTTCAGAGTCTGATAACAAGCTTCTTGTCTATGAGTATATGCAGAAAGGCAGCTTGGAGAACCATTTATTCAAAA GAGGGGTACAGCCTATTCCTTGGTCAACAAGAGTGAGCATTGCCATCAACATTGCTCAAGGATTGTTGTTCTTACATAGCTTAAAAACCCAAGTCATATTCCGTGATCTAAAGGCTTCAAATGTTCTCCTTGACTCG GATTTTAATGCTAAACTGTCAGATTTTGGCTTAGCTAGGAATGGCCCTACCGGAGATAAGAGTCATGTTTCAACTAGGGTAGTTGGAACTCACGGCTATGCTGCTCCAGAGTACATTGCTACTG GTCACTTGAGTGTGAAGAGTGACATATACAGCCTGGGAGTCGTGTTGTTAGAACTGTTATCAGGAAGGCGAGCAGTGGATGAAGATAGGGGATCCACAGAAGAGGCTCTGGTAGACTGGGCAAAGCCATTTCTGAACGACAAAAGGAAGCTGTTGAGGATCATGGACACAAGACTGGAGGGTCGATACTCGAAAAAGGAAGCCCAGACAATTGCTGCTCTTGCCTTGCAGTGCCTCCATGTAGATCCCAAGAACAGGCCTAACATGACAGACATCCTTCCAGTCTTAGAACACCTCCGAGCACCTAAAGACATGACTGCACTTCGCATACATTCAAAGGCTTAG